Within the Flavobacterium sp. N502536 genome, the region ATCAATTTTAATTGATATTAATTCGTTATCGGCATTTCTTTTTATTTCGGAAGCTTTAAATTCAATGTTATGAATTGATTTCAATTTTTCTCTGATTTCCTTTAATTCAGCATCTGTAGTATTTTTTTTGATTTTGTAAACGTCTACTGATTCTGTTTTTCTAGAAATTACCTTTGCAGTTTGTTGTTTTTCTTTGGCAATTACTTCTATTTGAAATAATAATACAAATGCAGCCAATGCCGGAACTATTGCTCCAAATTTCCAGGAATTCCTTTTCTTTGATTGATTTTTGTTTAACATAATGATTCGTTTTTTGATTAATGATTGATAAAAATGATTGGTAATGGCAACACAATTTTCATGTGTTGTTATTTTTAAAAGTGTGTATTGATACGCTTTCTTATCAGAGATTTTTCGTGCAGCTTCACTATCGGCGATGAATTCCAGATTTTGAAGAATTGCTTTTTTATACAGCCACACAATAGGGTTGAACCAAAAGAGAACGCAAAATACTCTGGATAGTAAAACATCTATAGTGTGATTTTGTTCACTGTGCACCTTTTCGTGCTCGATAATACTTTCTAATTCTGAGGGCGTATACATTGATGAGTTGTAAACGATGTATTCAAAATAAGAGAAAGGCGCTATGCTTTCGTGGGTATCGATGAATTTAAAATCGGCCTGTTGCGTAACCTTTTTGTTTTTTAGAACAGTGTTCAGGCTATAAAAATCAACGGCAAATTTTAAAAGTAATCCCAGGAATCCAATGGCATAGACCCCAAGTACTACTAAATTCCAATTGATTGCGGAAGCTTCATCTTCAATAAGCTGTGGTTGGGAACCGGTAACGTAATTGAGATTGGATATTGGAGAAGCGTCTACCCAAACCGTTTTAGAATATACCAGAAAAGGCAAAACTACCGAGGTAACCAAACCAGCCAGCAAGAACCATCTGTTGCTGTTAAAAAAAGTTTCTTTGCGCAATAAAAAATAATAAGCACAGTAAAACAAGGTTAATAAACCAGCTGATTTTGCAATAAATAAGATAAGTGCTTCCATAAACAATTATTTTTCTTCTTTTGGATTTTCGATCATGTCTAAGATTTCACGTAATTCTGCCGCTGAAATTTTTTCTTCTTTGGCAAAAAAGGAAACCATATTTTTATACGAACTATTAAAATAGTTGTCGATTGCCGTATTCATATACTTTTTGCTGTACGCTTCTAAAGTAATAGTTGGATAATACTGATGTGTGTTTCCAAAAGCATTGTGCGCGACAAAACCTTTTTCTTCCAGATTACGTACTATCGTCGATAATGTATTGTAATGGGGTTGATCTTCGGTTATTTCTGCCTGAACTTCTTTTACGAAAGCCTTTTTAAGCTTCCATAAAATATGCATGATTTC harbors:
- a CDS encoding BlaI/MecI/CopY family transcriptional regulator, which produces MQKLTNKEEEIMHILWKLKKAFVKEVQAEITEDQPHYNTLSTIVRNLEEKGFVAHNAFGNTHQYYPTITLEAYSKKYMNTAIDNYFNSSYKNMVSFFAKEEKISAAELREILDMIENPKEEK
- a CDS encoding M56 family metallopeptidase, with the protein product MEALILFIAKSAGLLTLFYCAYYFLLRKETFFNSNRWFLLAGLVTSVVLPFLVYSKTVWVDASPISNLNYVTGSQPQLIEDEASAINWNLVVLGVYAIGFLGLLLKFAVDFYSLNTVLKNKKVTQQADFKFIDTHESIAPFSYFEYIVYNSSMYTPSELESIIEHEKVHSEQNHTIDVLLSRVFCVLFWFNPIVWLYKKAILQNLEFIADSEAARKISDKKAYQYTLLKITTHENCVAITNHFYQSLIKKRIIMLNKNQSKKRNSWKFGAIVPALAAFVLLFQIEVIAKEKQQTAKVISRKTESVDVYKIKKNTTDAELKEIREKLKSIHNIEFKASEIKRNADNELISIKIDVKNGTQQAQSVQTSGNQTIKDFGLIVTTDTNGSKKVGIQTADENNDSESHKESKKVKSKKVILKQTKDVNTNSGTDTKITGNTHTNTSTTTVVTDDNGTTSVSTTNNDGKIIISTSGKANTKEPKLIIVDGVEMPADYNLNDLKPKYIKKMSVYKGSEATAKYGEKGSNGVIDIETHN